The Rhodocytophaga rosea genome has a segment encoding these proteins:
- a CDS encoding TraB/GumN family protein, translated as MTTAYLEQDLPTIHRLNEQGNARSFFDIAVNERNRDWIPVIVKMIATQPTFIAMGAGHLGGDQGLIHLLRKQGYSVLPVFSTTN; from the coding sequence ATGACCACAGCTTACTTAGAGCAAGATTTACCCACTATCCACCGGCTCAATGAGCAAGGCAATGCCAGATCATTTTTTGACATAGCGGTTAATGAGCGGAATCGAGACTGGATACCAGTGATCGTGAAAATGATCGCTACTCAGCCCACCTTTATAGCCATGGGTGCCGGGCATCTAGGAGGTGACCAGGGATTAATTCATTTATTACGTAAGCAAGGCTACAGCGTACTCCCTGTGTTTTCTACAACTAACTAG